A region of the Actinomycetota bacterium genome:
TGCGCGGGCCGCTCCGGGCCCGCCCCCGGGCCCCGCCCCCGACGTGTCAGCCGGTTGGCAGTACCAGGCGGCGGACGGGGGGGAGGCCGCAAGCGGCCTCTTCCCACGCGGCCCCCGCGTCGGACGAGGCCCACAGCCGCCCGTCGGGGCCGGCGACCACGGCCTGGCCCGAGGGCGAGCCCACGAGCGAGCCGGTGTCGATGTTCTCGGTGAAGGCCGGCAAGCCGCTGGCACAGGGCTCGAAGGGCTCGTCCGCGGCGGCGCCCAGGGGCCGGCGGTAGACGGCCGCCCGGTCGGTGTAGGGGCCGGTCGAGGCCGACATGAGCAGCCAGTCGCCGGCCACGGCCACGGCCCGGGCATAGGTTCCGTGCAGGCCTCCGGTCGTGAACGTCCAGTTGGCCCCCCGGTCGCGGCTGGTGGCCAGGCCCAGGGCGGTGGCGGCCACCACGTGGTCGTCGTCCCCGGGCACGACCAGCACCTGGTGGACATCGGCGTCGATGTCGACGGTAGGCACCCAGCGCCCGTCGCCCTCCGACCTCAACACCCCGCCCACGTGCACGTTGACGTACACCGTGCCGTCGCCGGCCACCGCGATGGTGCGGGTGTCGGGCGGACCGCCCCACGGGGTGTACCACCGGGCCCGCCCGTCGGCCTCGTCGAAGCCGGGCTCGGGCCTGGCTTCCCCACCGGCGACCCGCAACAAGTGGGCGCCCTCGGTGCCCACCAACAGCTCCTCGCGCCCGCCGGCCGCGGCCAGGCAGGTGGCTGCCGGCCCGGTCAGCTCGGCCACCACCCGGCCGTCGCTGGCGAACACCGCCGGTCCGGCCAGCGCCCGCCACCCGCCGGGGACGGCCACCAGGTCGGCCACGTCCCGGCCCGCCAGGGCCGCCGCCCCTGGCTCGGCCCCACTGGCACCCGCGCCCACCGACCAGACGCCGTCGGCCGTGGCCGCCAGCACTCTCACGCAGTCTCCCAGATCAGGACCTCGGCTCCGTCGGCCCCGGCGACCAGCCCCAGCTCGCCCCCGGCGGCCGTCAGCCGCACGGCGTCGCCCGTCCCCAGCTCGCCCGCACCCTCCAGGGTGGCCCCGCCCAGGGCCACGAACAGGTGGACGTGGCGAGCGTCGGGCACGGCCACCCGCTCGCCCGCCCCGAGCCGGCCCGCCCACAGGACGGCGTCGCGCTGGCGGATGGCCACGGCCGCGTCGTGGCCCTGACCGGAGGCGACGGGCACGAGCCCGCCCCGTCCGAGCTCGGGCCCTATGTCCCGTTGCTGGTAGCCGGGGTCGACCCGCTCGGTATCGGGCAGCACCCACATCTGCACGAAGTGCACGTCCCGGTCGCCCCGGGGGTTCATCTCCGAGTGCCAGATCCCCGTGCCGGCGCTCATGCGCTGGGCCAGGCCCGGGTAGATCACGCCCTTGTGGCCGGTGGAGTCCTTGTGCTCCAGCTCGCCGTCGAGCACCCAGGTCACGATCTCCATGTCCTGGTGGGGGTGGGTCGTGAACCCCGTACCGGCCGAAACCACGTCGTCGTTGCTGACCAGCAGCAGGCCGTGATGGGTGTTGGCCGGGTCGTAGTGGCGGGAGAAGCTGAACGAGTGGTGCGAGTCGAGCCAGGAGAGCCGGGTGTGGAACCGCCCGGCGGCCGGGCGCACGTCGATCGAGGGGACGGCCATGGCGGGTACAACGCCGTTCGGCCCCCCGAACTTCCGCAGCCCGGCAGGGGCCCGGCGGGCCGGGTGGCTACCGTGCCGCTCCGTGAGCGACGCCACTGACGGTCCGGTGCCGGTCCCCGGGACGGGGCCGTCGGTCCTGGGCCGGCTCGCCCGGTGGGCGCTGCCCGGGGTCCGCCGGGTCGAGGCCCAGGTGGCGCCGTACGCCCGCCGGTGGGAGGAGTCCAACGCGGCCGCCCTGGCGCCCGGGGCCTCGGGCCCGCTGTGGGCCGTCCTGGGCGACTCGGCCGCCCAGGGGATCGGCGCACCGTCGTTCGACCGGGGCTACGTCGGCCAGCTTCGGGACGTGCTCGACCTGCGCCGCGGTGAGCGGGGACGGTGGCGGGTCGTCAACCTGTCGCGCTCGGGCGCCAGGACGGCCGACGTGCTGGCCGTACAGCTCCCCCGCCTGGCGGAGCTGCCCGCGCCCGACCTGGTCACGGTGGCCATCGGGGCCAACGACGTCTACCGGACGCCGGCCGCCCTGTTCCTCTCCAACCTGCGGGCCGTCATCGCCGCACTACCCGCGGGGGCGGTCATAGCCACCGTCCCCCAGGGCGTGCGCCCCCGCCGGGCGCAGCTGGCCAACGCCGTCATCCGCAGTGAGGCCCCGGCCGCCGGCCTGGTGGTGGCCGACGTCTGGGCCCGCACCGGTCCTCCGTGGCGGGGCAAGTTCGCACCCGACGCCTTCCACCCGGCCGAGCGTGGCTACGCCGACTGGACGGCCGCCTTCGCCGACGCCCTCGGCCTCTAGCGGTCGGGGGTAGGTTTCGGCCCAGTGGGGGATGTGGTCG
Encoded here:
- a CDS encoding GDSL-type esterase/lipase family protein, with amino-acid sequence MSDATDGPVPVPGTGPSVLGRLARWALPGVRRVEAQVAPYARRWEESNAAALAPGASGPLWAVLGDSAAQGIGAPSFDRGYVGQLRDVLDLRRGERGRWRVVNLSRSGARTADVLAVQLPRLAELPAPDLVTVAIGANDVYRTPAALFLSNLRAVIAALPAGAVIATVPQGVRPRRAQLANAVIRSEAPAAGLVVADVWARTGPPWRGKFAPDAFHPAERGYADWTAAFADALGL
- a CDS encoding pirin family protein, with product MAVPSIDVRPAAGRFHTRLSWLDSHHSFSFSRHYDPANTHHGLLLVSNDDVVSAGTGFTTHPHQDMEIVTWVLDGELEHKDSTGHKGVIYPGLAQRMSAGTGIWHSEMNPRGDRDVHFVQMWVLPDTERVDPGYQQRDIGPELGRGGLVPVASGQGHDAAVAIRQRDAVLWAGRLGAGERVAVPDARHVHLFVALGGATLEGAGELGTGDAVRLTAAGGELGLVAGADGAEVLIWETA